The genomic segment TCATCCCGATCCGGCCCCACCATTCGGTCTCGAAGCCCACGCCCGCGAGCTGCGGGAAGATCTTGTGCATCGCGCGCAGCGCCCAGGCGCGATGCGTGGCGCGATCGAGCCCGCCGAGCCGGCCGACCGAGCCGAAGACGAGCCGCCCCATCTTGTCCATCCGGAACGACGAGAGCACATCGGGCGTATCCCAGCAGCCCTCGCCGCCCGGCAGGATCGCGGCGCGCAGCGCCTCGGGCAGGACCGGCGTCGACATGTTGAAATAGGGCAGGATCACCTGTTCCTGAACGATCTCGGGGAAGACCTTTTCGGTATAGGCGTCCGAGGCCGGGATCAGCCATTTCGCCTTCATCGTGCCGCCCGGGGTGCGCAAGACCCAATCGGCCCCCGCCCGCGCGATGCCGCTCACCGGCGAGCTCGCATGGATCACCGCCCCCGCCTTGATCGCCGCATGGGCGAGCCCGCGGGCATAGGCGAGCGGCTGGATCGTGCCCGCGCGATGATCGAGCAGCGCGCCCCTGTAGCGCCCGCCGCCGACGCGCCGCCGGGTCTCGGCCGCGTCGAGCAGCTCGACCGGCGCGCCGCGCGCCTGCCATTGCCGCATCCGGTCGGAGACCTCCGCCAGCCCCTTGCGCCCGACCGCCAGATGCAGCGTGCCGTTATGCACCGCCTCGCAGTCGAGACCATGGCGCTTGACGATCGAGAACACCTCGCCCGGCGCATTGCCGAGAAATTCCAGAAGCCGCGCGCCATACTCCGCGCCGAGCGCATTGGGCAGCTCCTCGGGCATCACCCACATCCCGGCATTGACCAGCCCGACATTGCGCCCCGCGCCGCCAAAGCCCGGCTCGACCGCCTCGAGGATCGTCACCGAAACCCCCGCTTGAGCCAGATGCAGCGCCGCCGACAGCCCGGTATAGCCCGCGCCGATGATCGCGACCTCGGTCTCGGCCGCGCCGGAGAGGGCGGTGAGTGCCGGGGCAGGGGGGGCGGAGAGCTCCCAAAGGCCGTGGCTGAGAGGATCGTTAAGCATCGTGAGGCTCCGGGATCAGACGTGCGGCCCATCTGCCGCCGCCCAAGGGGTGCCCGAAATCGGCGCCGAATTCCAGTTCTGTGTGCGTCACACGTCATTCCGATGTGGAATGTCTCGCGCGGGGCGCGGTCATTCCGAATACGATCGGCGGGAAACGGCGTGCGACCGGGCGAAACATCGGGGGAGGCCCGGCATTTCGTTGATTTTAGAGCGTTTTTGTGGCGTTCAAGAATCAATCACCGCCAGATTGAAAGCGCTGAAACTTTAATCACTCGCAAAATCGGCAAAATATCTGCTCAAAACGTCATGCCGCAGCGCGGCGCTAACCGCCCGTTTTGCAAGGTTATCCCACAAAGTCATTCTCAAATGGAATGATTTTTTGCGCATCGCTTGATTGTTCCGCCCGCGCGACCGGGGCCTTTGAAGACCAAGCCCACGGCAAGAGACCGGGGCCTGTCCAATCTTCAGGGAGATATCCGTGACCCATCCGCTTCCCTTCGCGCTGCGCCGTCTCGCCCTTGGCGGCCTCGTCGCCGCCGCCCTTGCCGCCCCGCTCGCCACCCCCGCCGCCGCGCAATCGCCCGAAGAGGGCTGGGCGGGCGTGCAGGCCGCGGGCAAGCTGCGCTGCGGCGCGGCCGTCTTCCCGCCCTATGTGATGCGCGACCCGGTCACCGGCGACTACAGCGGCTTCTTCGCCGATCTGTGCCGCGAATTCGGCGAAGAGGTGCTCAACGTGCCGGTCGAATTCGTCGACACCACCTGGGACAACATCGTCGCGGGCGTGCAGACCGGCAAATGGGATCTCTCGCTCGCGCTCAACCGCACGCCGACCCGCGCCCTCGCCATCGCCTTCTCGGACCCGGCGGTGCCCTATGAAATCACGCTCCTCTACAACAAGGACAACCCGAAGATCCCGGCCGACGCGAAGGGCCTTGCCGATCTCGACAAGGAAGACATCACCATCGCCGTCGTCTCCGGCACCGCGATGGACAAATCGGTCAGCCCCTTGGTGAAAAACGCCAAGGTCGTGCGCCTGCCGTCCTCGGATGAGGCGCGCCTTGCGGTGATGTCGCGCCGCGCCGATGTGCTGGCCGACCCCTCGGACACCAACCGCCTGTTCATCGCCGCCAACAAGGATTGGGCGGTCGATCTCGCGCCGCAGCCGGCAATCTCGAAACAGGGCATCGGCTTTGGCCTGAACGCCGCCTTCCCGGCCAAGGATATCGCCGCCCTCAACATCTTCATTGAGGAGAAGGTCGCGACCGGCCATGTCGAGGCCCTCGTCGACAAGGCCGTCCAGGAGGTTCTGGCCGAGGGCCAGTAACCGCGAAACCGGCGGGCGGGGCAACCCGCCTGCCCCCCCAGCGCAAGAGCAAAGACGATGGTTCAGGACAAGCTCCTCAAAATCCACAACCTGCACAAATCCTACGGCGATCTGGAGATCTTCAAGGGGCTCAGCCTCTCGATGGATCGCGGCGACCGGCTGGTGATCATCGGCCCCTCCGGCGGGGGCAAGTCGACGCTTCTGCGCATCGTGATGGGGCTCGAGGAGATCGTCGGCGGCGATGTCTATCTCGACGGCAAGCCCTATATCTTCCGCGATGGCGGAAAGACCCGGATCGAGCGCAAGTTGCAGGCGCGCGTGGGCATGGTGTTCCAGCATTACACCCTCTTCCCGCATCTCGACATCCTGCGCAACCTGACGCTCGCGCCGATCAAGACCCGCGGCACCTCGCGCGCCGAGGCCGAGGAAAAGGCGATGGCCCTGCTGACCCGCTTCGGCCTCGCCGCCAAGGCCCGCGCCTATCCCTCGCAGCTCTCCGGCGGCCAAAAGCAGCGCGTCGCGATCGCCCGCGCGCTGATGCTCG from the Rhodobacter xanthinilyticus genome contains:
- a CDS encoding NAD(P)/FAD-dependent oxidoreductase; the protein is MLNDPLSHGLWELSAPPAPALTALSGAAETEVAIIGAGYTGLSAALHLAQAGVSVTILEAVEPGFGGAGRNVGLVNAGMWVMPEELPNALGAEYGARLLEFLGNAPGEVFSIVKRHGLDCEAVHNGTLHLAVGRKGLAEVSDRMRQWQARGAPVELLDAAETRRRVGGGRYRGALLDHRAGTIQPLAYARGLAHAAIKAGAVIHASSPVSGIARAGADWVLRTPGGTMKAKWLIPASDAYTEKVFPEIVQEQVILPYFNMSTPVLPEALRAAILPGGEGCWDTPDVLSSFRMDKMGRLVFGSVGRLGGLDRATHRAWALRAMHKIFPQLAGVGFETEWWGRIGMTANNLPRLHVFGERALTFCGYNGRGIAPGTVFGKALARHILCDLPLEAMPLPVTKVETAALREAKFAYYAAGAGLKHFVSDRV
- a CDS encoding substrate-binding periplasmic protein, translated to MTHPLPFALRRLALGGLVAAALAAPLATPAAAQSPEEGWAGVQAAGKLRCGAAVFPPYVMRDPVTGDYSGFFADLCREFGEEVLNVPVEFVDTTWDNIVAGVQTGKWDLSLALNRTPTRALAIAFSDPAVPYEITLLYNKDNPKIPADAKGLADLDKEDITIAVVSGTAMDKSVSPLVKNAKVVRLPSSDEARLAVMSRRADVLADPSDTNRLFIAANKDWAVDLAPQPAISKQGIGFGLNAAFPAKDIAALNIFIEEKVATGHVEALVDKAVQEVLAEGQ
- a CDS encoding amino acid ABC transporter ATP-binding protein, whose amino-acid sequence is MVQDKLLKIHNLHKSYGDLEIFKGLSLSMDRGDRLVIIGPSGGGKSTLLRIVMGLEEIVGGDVYLDGKPYIFRDGGKTRIERKLQARVGMVFQHYTLFPHLDILRNLTLAPIKTRGTSRAEAEEKAMALLTRFGLAAKARAYPSQLSGGQKQRVAIARALMLDPDLLLFDEVTSALDPELVAEVEAVMMELAAAGMPMMIVTHDMHFARNIASRVVFAAGGVVVEDGPPEQVLDAPQVARTREFVERVFARKK